The Nitrospinota bacterium genome window below encodes:
- a CDS encoding DNA recombination protein RmuC, with product MDLLEGFLIAGVAAIAGAAVYALGKKSAAPDAGMKQDLALMQQTLNAQLIDQTKTLLETITRVREESRAAITSGFGDTQGKLAESMQHGRKEIADSLGRSQQILAERLEKLIKETADLKAASGRMVEIGGDIRNLNQILEGSKSRGSYGEWQMELLLKQAVPAERLRFQHKIGDGIVDAAILLEERVLCIDSKFPAANLVKFYEAAPGPERDRFLSQFHADVRKRAKEIAQRYIVPRVTLDFAVMFVPAEGVFLEIVGNHELHQALMDMRVVPASPNFLFVYFQALAVGFRGMAVEKRAQEIIHAILDLQVNFQKFQETFDVLGKHIANAHTQFDKANVQAVKIAGTLDNLKLGQTGEQPLSF from the coding sequence ATGGATTTGCTGGAAGGGTTTTTAATCGCGGGAGTCGCCGCCATCGCCGGTGCCGCCGTCTATGCGCTGGGGAAAAAATCAGCCGCGCCCGATGCCGGAATGAAGCAGGACCTCGCGCTGATGCAGCAGACCCTCAACGCGCAACTCATCGACCAGACCAAAACGCTGCTCGAAACCATCACCCGCGTACGCGAGGAGAGCCGCGCCGCCATCACCTCCGGCTTTGGCGATACGCAGGGGAAGCTGGCCGAATCGATGCAGCACGGCCGCAAAGAGATCGCCGACAGTCTCGGCAGGTCGCAGCAGATACTTGCCGAGCGGCTGGAAAAACTCATCAAGGAAACCGCCGACCTCAAAGCCGCCTCGGGCCGGATGGTGGAAATCGGCGGCGACATCCGCAACCTGAACCAGATTCTTGAAGGCTCCAAGAGCCGCGGCAGTTACGGCGAATGGCAAATGGAACTGTTGCTCAAGCAGGCCGTCCCGGCCGAGCGGCTCCGTTTCCAGCACAAAATCGGCGATGGGATCGTCGACGCCGCCATTCTTTTGGAAGAACGCGTCCTTTGTATCGACAGCAAGTTTCCAGCGGCGAACCTCGTCAAATTTTACGAGGCCGCGCCGGGGCCGGAGCGGGACAGGTTTCTTTCGCAGTTCCACGCCGACGTGCGCAAGCGGGCCAAGGAAATCGCCCAGCGGTATATCGTGCCGCGGGTGACGCTTGATTTCGCCGTCATGTTCGTTCCCGCAGAGGGGGTATTCCTTGAGATCGTCGGCAACCACGAGTTGCATCAGGCGCTGATGGATATGCGGGTGGTGCCCGCCTCGCCGAATTTCCTGTTCGTCTATTTTCAGGCGCTCGCCGTCGGCTTCCGGGGAATGGCGGTGGAAAAGCGCGCGCAGGAAATAATCCACGCGATACTCGATTTGCAGGTGAACTTCCAGAAATTCCAGGAGACCTTCGACGTGCTGGGCAAGCACATCGCCAACGCGCACACGCAGTTCGACAAGGCCAACGTGCAGGCGGTTAAAATCGCCGGCACGCTGGACAACCTCAAGCTCGGCCAAACGGGGGAGCAACCGCTGTCATTCTGA